The Thunnus thynnus chromosome 19, fThuThy2.1, whole genome shotgun sequence genome contains the following window.
tgtaaagttgtttttgagatgtttccattttgagtaaagacgtggaaaaagaagtgaaatctaaactactactatagtttgtttacatagtgTCCTGATCAGAGAGGCAGCTCCTAACCAATCAAAACAGAATGGGCTCATTAGGaggggggcttaaagagacaggagctaaaacagcctatttgagacaggaaaaaaaactgtaaatcatgcaaatatattgcagcagagccccagaatataaatatagacctggaaatgtgcatgatatgtcccctttaagagcTCCCCCACCGAGCAATGAACTCCCAATCAACTGGGAGGTAACAAAAgtaagtaaaacaaacacataacaaagtAAAACTCTCATGTGGATGTGTTTAGGTGGTCACAATGCCTGAGTATCTGAAGAAGAGGTTTGGAGGACAGCGTATTCGCATCTATCTCTCTGTGCTGTCCCTCTTCCTGTATGTGTTCACCAAGATCTCAGTAAGTCGCATCTTAACTCTCATGCCATATttctatttcaacattttaccaGTGTCGCATGCAATTGAttgaaatgacacattttctcctctctgctccactcagGCAGATATGTTCTCTGGCGCCATTTTTATCAATCAGGCTCTTGGGTTGAACATCTACCTAGCTGTTGTCCTGCTACTAATGATTACTGCGCTGTACACCGTCACAGGTCTGTCCACTTTGGATACACTCACTTCCTTTTCCACTGAAATCACGGAACATTGTACCTGTTTACCAAAGTAAGAGGTCTTATCAACTTTATGAATGTCACCATGAGTCACCTGAGTCTTCTCAGGGCTATAAGTAGAGACGAGACATACACACTCCCTCTCCCTGGTTACTTTATCTGTGGTGTATTATTGTGGTTAATTACCCATGGACTGTGATAAGCAGCAATTGGCcttctgttgctgttttgtaacaaTGCATCCACACCTGTACTTTAGTGTTATAGGATGAGCAGTGGAAAAGCACTTACATAACACCACTTAACACTGAATACCTAATTTGGTGTAATAAATTGGATCATACACACAGTTATTTTGATTGTATTCTCTCCATTAAGTTCAGTTATGTGCATTACAGGCAATGATTTTGAATGCAGAATATATAAATTGATGGCATCACATGTTGTATTTCAGGTGGACTGGCTGCAGTGATCTACACAGACACCTTACAGACTGTCATCATGATTGTTGGATCATTCATCCTTATGGGCTTtggtaatgtgtttttttcttttttttattcttttgctgttttgcttttatatCGGTTATTACAAGAGGACAAATCACTGTAAATTAGTCTAACTTACACACTTGTCCACAGCTTTCCATGAGGTGGGAGGTTATGAAAACTTCATGGACCGCTACATGACCGCCGTCCCTGCCATCACGGGTAACATCAGTGAAAGCTGCTACGAGCCTCGGGCAGACTCTTTCCATATTTTTAGGGATCCGATCACAGGAGACCTGCCATGGCCTGGCCTGGTGTTTGGACTCACCATTCAGGCCACCTGGTACTGGTGCACTGATCAGGTCAGTCAAGCAAATGGGCAGCACTGTTAGGCATTTGTGTGACCACTTTTACTGGTGCTATCAACTATCAGTAGTCATAAAGACAGACTCATTCAGTTAATCCCTACATATTTGTACACACATTTATGCACCTTTATCTTGATTTGTTTTTGCCAGACAGCACAGACATGCTTTTATTTAGACCTTGGTGTGACTAGACAGATAAGAGTATATGTCTAGTGAtatcttgttttatttactgtcaaCAAAACCCATGAAAGTCCAAGACCAACagtgaattgatcctactaccAAGTATTGCCTGTGTAACCAAAGCAAGATGTAGCTTATTCcactgtgccatagacctccattgttgaccaaagactattaaaaacacatcagtgattCACACCGGTGCCACACCGTACACTGATAGCCTGCAACCTTCCAAATAAATGGGTGGGgagttgcctttcatgctctggaaacatgcaCCGCTTCCTTGGACCAAAGCAAAcaccagcttactgggaacattGAGTCGTGCACACTTTGGTTatattagctactttagctaaattgtgctaaccgggcaggtattgtaatcaagtaacattaaacttaccaaaatattgcaacaatagtccgaCACAGTGTAAGTCCTGGAGCCGGCTTGAGCATTGGtctcagcctcaagctgtgatAGTTGATACTTGGTAGGAACAATTGGACCTAGGGCTGCGCAACAGAAAGACTGGGGAAGTTGTAAAGTACTAAGAGACGGACGAACGTACTTAcgaatgtacttttttttccctcaactGTGGCATGTTGTCTTTCTGTAGGTGATTGTCCAGCGCTGCCTCTCAGCCAAGAATTTATCTCATGTTAAGGCTGGCTGCATCTTGTGTGGCTACCTGAAGCTGTTGCCTATGTTCCTCATGGTGTTCCCCGGGATGATCAGCAGGATCCTCTACGCTGGTGAGTGTGTTCTAGTTGCTGAAGCTCATCATGTGACTTGTGTTTGCTGATGCAACTCATCTTACCACAGAGATAATGGTGGATTTAAATCATTCTTAACATCCTGCTGATCTTATTCCAGATGTGGTGGCATGTGTGGACCCTGATGAATGTGTAAAATACTGCGGGGCCAGTGTGGGCTGCACCAACATCGCTTATCCCAAACTGGTGGTGGATCTTATGCCCGATGGTGGGTGGCTGAAGACCTTTGTCTTATGAGCTGATCTGCCTTTTTCGCCCCTCTTTAAATCTGTTATTCTATCTATTTCAGGTCTACGAGGTCTCATGCTGTCTGTGATGCTGGCCTCTCTGATGAGCTCCCTCACCTCCATCTTCAACAGTGCCAGCACTCTCTTCACCATGGACATCTACACTAAGATTCGCCGCACCGCCAGTGAAAAGGAACTCATGATCGCTGGCAGGTAAAACACGtctggggccagatgcataaacgatGTGTACGTACAAAAACAATGCATATGCCATTTCCCGCACATAAACTGGGATTTATAAACAGAATGTGCGCACTTCACGTATTCTTCAGACCAGgcatacacatgtttttctaaagcgatctgagggtgatgtgatgaggtagagatgaaatataagaaGAGTAACAGAatgttttagtaaaacattgtttgttttggttgatAACCAGCAGCACTGatggtgtgattttttttttacacagagatttgtaaaatgccagtcacatttataaatgcaacattgatttattactttatgtgattaattttatcattctttatCATTAACAtaggagtcaacattttatttattttatctttagaTGTGTCATACCTCAGTTTAGATAAGAGTGCTACAACCAAatcatttattacatttctgagGTGTCACTACTGACGATGGTTTATAGTCCATGTGATAAATTAATGATATGGATGTTATGAGGAGCCGCACTGCCATGCGTAATAGCGGCACGTAATGACAGCTGTTAtgctgttggagaacctcaCCAGTGCAACACAATCAGTGAAATGGCATGCAAATTCGGCATAAAAAAATGagtatgcatatttctggctttgtgcgtaCACAAAGTTTtggtcatgaatctacacagagtgTTGAGTGGTGTTTTGTTTGATATGATTTCCGATGATTGTTAAAATTCCTTTGTGCCTGCTACTATCtccacatgtgtgtttgtttgtgtatagGGTGTTCATTTTGGTTCTGATTGGTGTGAGTATTGCATGGATCCCTGTGGTACAGTCAGCCCAGAGTGGTCAGCTCTTTGACTACATCCAGTCCATCACCAGCTACCTCACACCACCCGTTGCAGCTGTCTTCATGCTTGCCATCTTCTGCAAACGTGTTAATGAGTCTGTAAGTTCCCACGTCATCTTTTACTCTTGTGTAATGCTGGACATTGCAAATGATAATGCctgttacatttaaaaacatggaAGTTTTGAGTGAGGTCAGATGCAGTTCATTATAAGGATCTTAAGTAATTACAGGCCAAAGGTCTTTCTTTGGTAACCTTTACTTTTACTGCGTCCTCTGAGTTCTTGTGTAATAGTGTGTCTTCTGACGGTAAAGAAGTTAGAGACAGTTAAAAAGCAACATGGACATATGTTATACGATCTGGAAAAGTGCTGTTAAGGTCAAAgggccttttttttaaaaaaaaaaaaaaaaagtgtggtgTGAACATGTACCCTATGTTAATCTGCTTCTCACTCTTATGGTTGTCACATTAACTGAGGAAAAACCCAGAAGTCATGCACGCCATCAGCTGATCAGTTTCAGTTATCAGCAGATTCATACAGTGACAGCTCACATTCAAACAAGTCTGTAAGAAAGTTCTTAAGATTTGAAAAACTCACTCTTACTAATGCTGCTGTCATTATTGCCTCAACTGACCTCTCCCTCCAATGCTCCTGCTGCATCCTGAAACTCTGGTTTATTGTTGTTAATCATCCActatttcagtttcagtttgtctAATACTTTAATGTATGATAAAATGCCAGTAAAACTAATGGCATTCTCAGTAGCCTCCGGTGTTCTTTGTGTACAGTGCTaatttgcaaatgttagcatgctgacaagCTAACTAAGATAGTGAATATGGTGAACATTAAACCTGCTAAAcaccagcatgttagcattttcattatgagcatgttttcagtatGCTAGTGTTAGCATTcagctcaaagcacagctgtgcCTATTGCCTCAGAgtactgctagcatggctgtagactctttcacagtttttcaagtctgccctaaaacaacagtcaggtggccaaatgaacattgacacatttttcttgctataatcattcctcctattcatacGGACCATTGAGAgactcagatggctgaagcctcataataTCTTCATGTAAACGTTTGAGTAAATTTTTGCTCAatatgaggactgtggattttggcccccatcacttacattgtaagcataTTTGAAatgggatcttctaatggtcagtgtgaaccTTCAAGTCTATGTGTTTATGTCTAAACTGACAGTGTTTCCTACTTCTCTCTTTCCTCAGGGTGCGTTTTATGGCCTCATGATTGGCCTGCTTATAGGCCTGTCCAGGATGATTGCTGAGTTTGCTTATGGGACAGGTAGCTGTGTTAACCCCAGTAACTGTCCCACCATCATATGTGGAGTTCACTATCTCTACTTTTCCATCATCCTGTTTGTCATCTCCTGTATCAT
Protein-coding sequences here:
- the slc5a1 gene encoding sodium/glucose cotransporter 1, translated to MSHDYFGFSFIRSNARNGTTTVALNNAADISVIVVYFVVVLAVGVWAMVRTNRSTVGGFFLAGRSMVWWPIGASLFASNIGSGHFVGIAGTAAAAGIAIGGFEWNALIVVVILGWLFVPIYIKAGVVTMPEYLKKRFGGQRIRIYLSVLSLFLYVFTKISADMFSGAIFINQALGLNIYLAVVLLLMITALYTVTGGLAAVIYTDTLQTVIMIVGSFILMGFAFHEVGGYENFMDRYMTAVPAITGNISESCYEPRADSFHIFRDPITGDLPWPGLVFGLTIQATWYWCTDQVIVQRCLSAKNLSHVKAGCILCGYLKLLPMFLMVFPGMISRILYADVVACVDPDECVKYCGASVGCTNIAYPKLVVDLMPDGLRGLMLSVMLASLMSSLTSIFNSASTLFTMDIYTKIRRTASEKELMIAGRVFILVLIGVSIAWIPVVQSAQSGQLFDYIQSITSYLTPPVAAVFMLAIFCKRVNESGAFYGLMIGLLIGLSRMIAEFAYGTGSCVNPSNCPTIICGVHYLYFSIILFVISCIIILGVSLVTKPIDDKHLYRLCWSLRNRTEERVDLEKEDWVDNNDSDSMGMEEPEEEPGLCKKALMCFCGLEDKKAPKLSAEEQAELQKKLTDTTERPLWRNIVNANAIILLGVAVFCHGFYA